The genomic DNA AGCACTAAAACTtactttcacaatttttttttttttttttgtaacccaGGGCCCTTTGCATAAGAGGTAAGATCAAACATAAATCTCTGAAATACTCAATGTGAATGGCTGATGTGTGAATTgcaaatgtttgattttctgacttatgtttgatttcatctttttatgcaacagggcccaggatACAGAACCTTATAAGAGAttaggaaatgaaaaatgttacTCTGTATATTTCATGCAATTTCAACTCTTTTTTGCTAATCTAGTTAATATGTTTGTCTTTTGCAGGCAGCAGACCAATTAGCAGTGAGACAAAAACGAAGGatatatgacatcacaaatgtGCTTGAAGGCATCGGACTGATAGAGAAGAAATCTAAAAATAGTATTCAATGGAAGTAAGTATGCCACTTTTTCAGAAGTCATGCTTGTTGTATATtctatgtacagtgtaccttgGAGAACTCAGAAGATACAACTGCAGCCACTGTAAAAGTTAGTCATGTTTTGATAGTTTGATGATCTTCTATATAATTCTAATATATATTAGCCAATTGCTGTAAGATCTATTAGCCCCACATGCTGTAATCAATGCCGGGATAAAGATATATCCAGGACATGTTACTTTGCAAGACAAAAGAATTCAAACATATGTGCTtacaaaaaaataagaaagaaacaaaacaacaacaaagtcagAGGAgataagttttgttttttgtttttgttttgtttttttcaaacactACAAAGTAAATCAGAATTTTGGTCCTCTCCAGGAAGcaatttgaaaattttacacTAGATAtaaataatgtatgaaatgaCCCGTATGGTTCATCATTCGATGAAAATTTCCCATTCTAACTTTTTTCAGAAGTTGTTCAGTTATCCACTCTCGTGTAGCATATTTTTAGTAATACTCTAACATTTTGTGTGCAGAGTAGATCCTCTTTATTACATGCATCCTGATGAATAAActgtaatgcaaaacatttgtGAGATCTCACCAGTTTTGTTCTGCATTTCCTTCAGCACAGTCGTAAAATAGTGCATGACTATTTGACTGATGGTGGACAGGCAAGGAGTAATTGCAGCTTATGTATCAGAGCACAAAGCTTTGAAGCAAAGAATTGTTCATTCAAGTTTCTGAAACAGGTAGCATCTGCTGATAGTGACTGGTAGCAGTGATAGCTGTGATGTATACCTCCATCCTAAGgaaagaaacatgaaagaaaacagCTTCGCTACAACCAGAGAGGTTCCCCGAGGTTTCTGCTGTGTAGCAACAGTGAATGCATGCAAACTGGATTAAGACTAAGAGTACTTGTGTTTTCAATAGGAAAAGGTGAATAGACTGGCTTGTTACTAGGCACTCAGTAAAGGGAAAACTCTATAGTTTTTGACCAAAGAGCTTATTAATAATAGGTAGGTACTAGTGTGCTTGCTTGTTATACACTCTGTATAACTGCTCTTTGATTACACAGAGAGATGCGAGGTGATAGGGTTACCCCTCATACTAACACACTAACATACAAGCAACCAAGAAGAAGCCAAATCAAGGAGTACATACTTGCGTAAAAGTTCGATACACCTTGTAAAAATGTTACATGAGAGTAAAGTCCGCCATTACTAAGTGGGTAACATGTGCGGCTCCTTGTAATCACAGATTATTATTGTTTAGTTCACACTCTACTGGTCGTGAGAAGAATATCTTTGATTGTAACACCCTAGTAGATCAGCCTGCTGTATTGCAGCAGTGGGACACATCCTTAAAATCCTGTCTCTGCTCTCTTTTCTCTTGCAGGGGAGGTGGACCGGGCAGTAACACCAAGGAGGCATCAGACCGAGTGGATGAACTGAAACATGAGCTTGACCAGCTGgacgaggaggagaaggagcTGGACCAACAGAGGTCCAGGGTCCAGCAGAGTATTCGCAACGTGACCGACGATGTCGAAAATCACAGATATCCTTTTCGCCAGTTTTGCAAGGTCCAGATGTGATTGCTCTCCAGAAGCAGTTGAAAAGGGGAAGAAAGCAAATGATttaagagtttgtttgttgttgttgctgtttcaGTCTCAGTTTAGATAGGAATGAATGCAGAAAATATTCCATGTGTTCTGTGCATAGTGATTCTAATTTTGCAACAGATGGATTCTTCTTTCATTATTGCAATGTAGCAGGCTGATTGTTTTTGCAATCAGACCGTTACTGGTCTACAAGGGAATGAAAGATTTCAAGACAAAAAGCATTCATTTCGCTCAATTGATAGACAACCGATGTCAACAAGAATATTACAGTGCTCTTCAGATCTCTTGGCAATTGATACATAAACTGGAATATGCCACACCTCTGAAGTATAAAGCATGTGATCCATACACAACGACTCTAGCTCATTGCTGATGTCAACAACTTGCTTTCACAGCATGTCACTGCCAACAAAGTCATATCACAGCACCATCTGTAAGAAAATTGGACATACCACTGGTTGTACTGGTAATGGATGGAATTTATCAGATTTAGGCatagattatgcaaatttgGTCTGAGTAAATGTATATGACCGATTGTGTAAATGCCAATAGATGTCCAGTAATGAAAGTGTGTTGACACATGTGACAGGTATGCCTATTTCACGCTTGTTGAATTATGTCCATTGATTATATTTAAATAACATGTATTGATTTAAAATACTTGTTACTAATTCTGGCCAATGATTTTGTTAGAAGTCATAGGATATCATAcaatttttgcattattttgcaaCTTGTTAGGGGATGAAGTAGCAATATTACGTtgtcaaaatgattaaaaataaaCTGGACTTGCACACTCACATGTCTTTTAATTGGTCATTGTGAACAAAAAGTACTTGCCATTTTCCCTGTTTACATCACATTGCCACCTAATTTTAATCCACCAATTGTCAACCTTTATCCAAAGTAATCAATGGCCCCCTCACCGTGGGCTGTGATTTGCTCTGTAGATGGGTTAGTCAAGAGCATTCAAGGCATTCTATATTGATGATTTATGCAGACATCAAAGAAACCTGTGTAAAATTCTCACTGTGATGATCTTTAACTGCAGTGAACATTAGCTTATGTAACGCACGATGATTTGTGCCGATGTTTCAAGGGAGACACATTACTAGCAGTACAAGCACCTTCAGGAACACAGCTTCAAGTACCCGTTCCAGAAAGGGTAAGGAATGGCATAGCAATAAGGTGTTGTGCAACCATTGTGATGTGTAGAATGAAACTGGTCACAAAGATTTCACATCGAGGAACTATAAGTGCATTGAATGCATCACTAACTTGCTGAGAAAAATACCTCAACACCCTTCACGGCTATCCCAGTGGTGTAACATAGGtcgcttcatttttttttctctctttgtgttTAATTTGTCAGTTTTTCAGTGCACAAATGTTTACTTTATGACAACCAGATACAATGCTTAAATTTGGATTTCTCTGTGTTTTGTGTGATCAATGAGGTGTGAAAATTACAAGACTATATCTCATAAATTCATACTAATACAGAAACTAGGAAATGACCAGAAATATTATGAGTGAAGATATACgcactaaaaaataaaaaaaaaacaccagaaaacactttctttgctcatttaCATTCAAGACCAGATGTtgactgtgttttgttttgttgttgttgtttttttgtatacTGAATGAGTTTTATGTCATTGATACTACTACTAGCCATTTGGTTTCCTGTACGTATCAGTCCCATTTTCAACCAAACATTGGATGAAATGCAGTCTTACATACAGTCATATAAACTTAGATGCACAAGAAGCCAGATATGTCGTACAGAATTTTGCTTGCATGATTTTTCCAGAGAAcacatttcctttaaaaaaaaagaggaagaaattaCCCACTGAGTGCAAACTGTCAACAAACAATCCTTGTTAGGCACTGCAGAAGCTGATGATAGGGAAGTAAAGGACTCCTACTGTCAGGAAGGCAGCAAATTTTGAGTTTAAAATACAAATCTGTTGAAGTACAGCTAGGAAATTTACCATAGAGTCTGTTGTCTTTGCAGGGTCTAGACAATCAGAAGAGGTACATGGTGCACCTGAAAAGCTTCAACGGTCCCATCTATGTCCTCCTAGTCAACAAAGACGAGTCCAGCAATAGCCCTGTGGTGGTGCCGGTACCACCCCATGCCCTCCAGCCGCCCCCTCCTGCCCAGAGGGCTACAAGAGGGAGTAGACTAGTTGCTTCAGAGTCATCAGGTAATAATATGGAAGCCTCTCCCATCCTTCCCTTCTGCTtcaatctctttctttttctgtgcgTTTCTTGCCAAAGCCTGTGGTGTTCAGAAAATCATTTGTCCAGCCCAAGAGGTGCTTACTAGATAGTTTCTGATTCTGATACATTTTGCCTTTGCCATGCACTATAATTCATCATGCAAGGATTCAGTTCACATTTTCAAAAAACAGTGGTGCACATTTGAAATTCCTTGTTGACGTAATATCAGAAACCATATTTAGTAATGTTAATCATTTAGCTTTTAGAATTTATGATATTATTGAGAGTATTAGGCAACAGAAAATACAATGCAGGTATTGTGATAAGATACAAACATTGGAAAACAAGTTCATGTATCACACATCTTTTGGCAATTCAGAAGCATAagaggaaaaggaaaagggaatTTGAAATCTTAATGACAgaaatgcattcttttgttCAAGAACCTTGTGGCCATTCTCTAAATTCAACTGGAATTTGGAAGAtattacagtattcatcgcataatcgggacaggttgggagtagcaaacacggcccctttaagcggggtgcccgatttcgcgatgagcactcaccatacactaacggcatacgacatgtacatgtagtgcacacacacacacacacacacacacacacacacacacacacacatgtatactgacgtactgtacatgtacatgaattacacaaccacgctacccctcggcgcgaccctctagctcgccctgcacatggctttgcttatATGTAGAggagaagaatgttcgcgaaagTATGTGTTTCGCAATTgcatggatacttatacacggcgctttcgtggctatgcatgtacgtgtactggatggacggaggtcaaaacacaccagtccgaagcttgctttgtaagttcgatgtaaacgacaactgatagggaatctttgaaatattgtggtggtattttggtagattttttgtgtaaaatatcaacaaaatcaaagatcgcttgaggaaaaattgtcccgtttatcagaggtccccgcccgattatccagtgaaaataacatgcattggtaatgtttctgggaagcgtatgtcatttaagcgaggttcccgattatcagatgcccgattatgcgatgaatactgtatttcgAAATCATTATTGCAGAGATTAGGAGCATTTCTTTGTTAATTTGATAAGGAATATTAAAGTGAACATTTATGCTGACGATTCAAAGAGTGCCACAAAATTTAAAATTAAGccattttgttaaaaaaaaatgtggcttGCTACTGTTGATAGTATCACGTCTAAGGCAGGTTAAAGAACATGTACACTGCACAAAAGAAATTCCGAAACTTCAGACTGCAGGTGGTGCGAACATACAAAACATAAGGGCAGGAAAGAGAGGAGAGGGGTCTGTTAGAGTGGAATACTTTTCATCATTAGTTAGCATGGGAGTCTAGTGGCGTTGTAAGTTCCCACCATGTGCTGTCAATCTCGAGCCCAATTTCCCCTGTCTGTTCAGCAGGGAACGTTGTCACAGCGGTGCCACAGCCTCAACCAGCAGGGTTGGTCACCCAGCAGCCGCCGGTCGATCCCATCCCGGTATCCATCAGTGCAGCATCGGAGCCCATGGTCACCGATGTCGAAATCAAGATCAAGGAGGAGGTCGACGACAGCTTAAATGGAGCCAGTCCAGGTAATGGCACTTTTGAGCCCTGCTGACTTGGAAGTCGATAACATTTGTGTGGGTACCAAAAGTGGTAGCAAAAATAGAATGGAGCGGAACTTTCCTCACATTTGAGAGAGCAAACTGTCAGCAACAATTTTGCTCTTGTGACGAAGTCATGAAACTCTTTTAGTGTTGTTAAGTTGAACAACTACTCTTCAATATTGTCTCATTCAGaccagtcagaccgcaacgctgctgttaatgagctgaaataaaaaatttatcgtacgcgcaggtttttgcgcatgtccttctcaacacccgagattttgcgagataattcagagacaaagtgcatggtctacgagattcatttattgacgacatgaagatctactctcggtgactaattgacatgatttgtgaatatttgatattaatcaGACCTTTTGATGCTTATATCATGTGAAATGAACTTATGATACCGTTATTCTAATTCCGCatcctactgacattttttaaaacgatcatagaacataattatgacaaggctttctatttattgatcacccgacccgttccaaagttgaatcaactcatTACTGATATCCAGCGTTCTAGAGATtcttgttataatagcacagtaagaactgaattggtccctcgcttagaaaactataagaattgaaagtctcgtcgagtgaaAATCGTGGAGTGGCAATTTCAGATAAATGCATGATCATGTGCTCTCAGGGTATCATTAgttaaattactcagcgatgtatacagtggaattAGATGGAATAATCATTGTAATTCACAATAGAGATCCCCAAAGAACTATGTGTGCACAATAAGTTTTAGATCTTTTATTACTGATTAATAATGAGCCATTCATTAATGCAACAGTTACTGCTAGCTGAGTAAACAAAgtccaagccaaagttgagctgtcgatcagagtggagtgttgttcttgttgttgacgtggagatcttagcccgagcgcgtatacatacatcgtgcgcgcgcgcacacacactcatagggtcctacacttttatctacacacagagtattactgtatgtacagcacacgtttactgtccttccgcgctgaccaactgtttcaactctccactcagagggaattaaccaatcagaaacgcgtattctcggcaaactgaaatctcgtccaaaattaactgtacaacgcaat from Diadema setosum chromosome 9, eeDiaSeto1, whole genome shotgun sequence includes the following:
- the LOC140233112 gene encoding transcription factor E2F5-like; this translates as MAALVDTPLSRHEKSLGLLTTKFVGLLQEAPDGVLDLKQAADQLAVRQKRRIYDITNVLEGIGLIEKKSKNSIQWKGGGPGSNTKEASDRVDELKHELDQLDEEEKELDQQRSRVQQSIRNVTDDVENHRLAYVTHDDLCRCFKGDTLLAVQAPSGTQLQVPVPERGLDNQKRYMVHLKSFNGPIYVLLVNKDESSNSPVVVPVPPHALQPPPPAQRATRGSRLVASESSAGNVVTAVPQPQPAGLVTQQPPVDPIPVSISAASEPMVTDVEIKIKEEVDDSLNGASPESLKDLHPDMLFNPCKEGTFIDDLDTDHFLRLSPAPNDQDYYFNLDDSEGVADLFDLFGNL